From a single Miscanthus floridulus cultivar M001 chromosome 8, ASM1932011v1, whole genome shotgun sequence genomic region:
- the LOC136474950 gene encoding cell number regulator 1-like has translation MYPSAHPDVYNKFSSSGAPPTAPPPAAYQQQHGENMNPSRPGGGLRKWSTGLFHCMDDPGNCLITCLCPCITFGQIADIVDKGTCPCLASGLIYGLICASTGMGCLYSCLYRSKLRAEYDVDEGECPDFLVHCCCEHLALCQEYRELKNRGFDLGIGWEANMDRQRRGVAGGTVMGAPAIPLGMIR, from the exons ATGTATCCGTCGGCCCATCCGGACGTGTATAACAAATTCAGCAGCTCCGGGGCTCCGCcaacggcgccgccgccggcagcgTACCAGCAGCAGCACGGGGAGAACATGAACCCTTCACGCCCCGGCGGCGGGCTGAGGAAATGGTCCACCGGCCTTTTCCACTGCATGGACGACCCGGGGAACT GTCTCATCACATGCCTGTGCCCCTGCATCACGTTCGGGCAGATCGCTGACATCGTGGACAAAGGCACCTGCC CATGTCTCGCGAGTGGACTGATCTATGGGCTCATCTGCGCCTCGACGGGGATGGGGTGCCTGTACTCGTGCCTCTACCGGTCCAAGCTGAGGGCCGAGTACGACGTGGACGAAGGGGAGTGCCCGGACTTCCTGGTGCACTGCTGCTGCGAGCACCTGGCGCTGTGCCAAGAGTACCGCGAGCTCAAGAACCGCGGGTTCGACCTGGGGATCG GTTGGGAGGCCAACATGGACCGGCAGAGGCGAGGAGTTGCCGGCGGCACCGTGATGGGGGCGCCGGCCATACCGCTCGGCATGATTAGGTAG